A genome region from Calliopsis andreniformis isolate RMS-2024a chromosome 2, iyCalAndr_principal, whole genome shotgun sequence includes the following:
- the LOC143188124 gene encoding hydroxyacylglutathione hydrolase, mitochondrial-like isoform X1: MGLLLTKLNISVNMLNAVFRASPWLENTLTSLYFRAKSITTNSFSATHRISTLIEQPSMKVQIIPALQDNYMYLIIDEASQEAAIVDPVDPEGVASAVQQNNVNLTKVLTTHHHWDHAGGNAKLCKKFNNLQVYGGDDRIEALTCKVKHDDTFNIGGLKVKCLATPCHTTGHICYYVTADQDPPAVFTGDTLFAGGCGRFFEGTAEQMYAALIQVLGSLPDETKVYCGHEYTENNLKFGKYVEPQNQAILQKIESVHTQREKYCPTVPSTIQEEKLTNPFMRVHEQSVMDHAKQTDPIQTMAFLRREKDNFKA, translated from the exons ATGGGATTACTTCTTACGAAATTAAACATATCAGTGAATATGTTAAATGCTGTATTTCGTGCGAGTCCTTGGCTTGAAAATACATTAACATCTTTATACTTCAGGG CAAAAAGTATTACTACAAATAGCTTTTCTGCAACACATAGAATTTCTACATTAATAGAGCAACCCAGTATGAAGGTCCAAATAATACCAGCACTTCAAGATAACTACATGTATCTT ATTATTGATGAAGCATCGCAAGAAGCTGCTATTGTGGATCCTGTTGACCCTGAAGGTGTTGCCTCAGCTGTTCAACAAAATAACGTAAATCTAACAAAGGTCTTAACTACTCATCATCATTGGGATCATGCTGGTGGGAATGCAAAGTTatgtaaaaaatttaataacttACAAGTATATGGTGGTGATGATAGGATAGAAGCACTTACATGTAAAGTGAAACATGATGATACTTTCAATATTGGTGGTCTGAAAGTTAAATGCCTTGCCACACCTTGTCATACCACTGGACATATTTGTTATTATGTCACAGCAGACCAAGATCCTCCAGCAGTCTTTACTG GAGATACACTCTTTGCTGGTGGCTGTGGTAGATTCTTTGAAGGTACTGCAGAGCAAATGTACGCTGCACTTATACAAGTTTTAGGATCATTGCCTGATGAAACT AAAGTATATTGTGGACATGAATatacagaaaataatttaaaattcggAAAATATGTAGAACCTCAAAATCAAGCTATTCTTCAGAAGATAGAATCTGTTCATACACAACGTGAAAAATATTGCCCTACTGTGCCTAGCACTATCCAAGAAGAGAAATTAACAAACCCATTCATGCGGGTGCATGAACAATCAGTTATGGATCATGCTAAGCAAACAGACCCCATTCAGACTATGGCATTCCTTAGGAGGGAAAAGGATAATTTCAAAGCCTAA
- the LOC143188124 gene encoding hydroxyacylglutathione hydrolase, mitochondrial-like isoform X2: MKVQIIPALQDNYMYLIIDEASQEAAIVDPVDPEGVASAVQQNNVNLTKVLTTHHHWDHAGGNAKLCKKFNNLQVYGGDDRIEALTCKVKHDDTFNIGGLKVKCLATPCHTTGHICYYVTADQDPPAVFTGDTLFAGGCGRFFEGTAEQMYAALIQVLGSLPDETKVYCGHEYTENNLKFGKYVEPQNQAILQKIESVHTQREKYCPTVPSTIQEEKLTNPFMRVHEQSVMDHAKQTDPIQTMAFLRREKDNFKA; encoded by the exons ATGAAGGTCCAAATAATACCAGCACTTCAAGATAACTACATGTATCTT ATTATTGATGAAGCATCGCAAGAAGCTGCTATTGTGGATCCTGTTGACCCTGAAGGTGTTGCCTCAGCTGTTCAACAAAATAACGTAAATCTAACAAAGGTCTTAACTACTCATCATCATTGGGATCATGCTGGTGGGAATGCAAAGTTatgtaaaaaatttaataacttACAAGTATATGGTGGTGATGATAGGATAGAAGCACTTACATGTAAAGTGAAACATGATGATACTTTCAATATTGGTGGTCTGAAAGTTAAATGCCTTGCCACACCTTGTCATACCACTGGACATATTTGTTATTATGTCACAGCAGACCAAGATCCTCCAGCAGTCTTTACTG GAGATACACTCTTTGCTGGTGGCTGTGGTAGATTCTTTGAAGGTACTGCAGAGCAAATGTACGCTGCACTTATACAAGTTTTAGGATCATTGCCTGATGAAACT AAAGTATATTGTGGACATGAATatacagaaaataatttaaaattcggAAAATATGTAGAACCTCAAAATCAAGCTATTCTTCAGAAGATAGAATCTGTTCATACACAACGTGAAAAATATTGCCCTACTGTGCCTAGCACTATCCAAGAAGAGAAATTAACAAACCCATTCATGCGGGTGCATGAACAATCAGTTATGGATCATGCTAAGCAAACAGACCCCATTCAGACTATGGCATTCCTTAGGAGGGAAAAGGATAATTTCAAAGCCTAA
- the LOC143188125 gene encoding uncharacterized protein LOC143188125 — MSDESEYDVEPEEFDIYKRKYQLLLDKCEVLQQENERLVYRIQRVRKLLKRTRKEKKFLIDRLDQHGDRWREAPMGVLEENNVFQATSKPEKGTKSTAHNSKEERTKKGTKRKGAKTDPNAPKRPANPFFQFCQEQRPRVMERLAGEPEPSKQELTRQLATTWKSLSSEDKKVYYDMYERSKEKYVAEMQIYNKKSEDTPNQMSLNIT; from the exons ATGTCAGACGAGTCGGAATACGACGTAGAACCGGAAGAATTCGATATTTACAAACGAAAATACCAATTACTACTAGATAAATGCGAAGTTTTACAACAG GAAAACGAAAGATTGGTCTATCGTATCCAGAGGGTGAGGAAACTTCTTAAACGGACGAGGAAGGAAAAAAA ATTTTTAATTGACCGTTTGGATCAACATGGTGATCGCTGGAGAGAAGCACCTATGGGTGTTCTCGAAGAAAACAATGTGTTTCAAGCAACATCTAAGCCAGAGAAAGGTACAAAATCAACAGCTCACAACTCTAAAGAAGAAAGAACTAAAAAGGGAACAAAAAGGAAAGGTGCAAAAACAGATCCTAATGCTCCAAAAAGACCAGCAAATCCATTTTTCCAATTTTGCCAAGAACAAAGGCCTCGTGTAATGGAACGCTTAGCTGGTGAACCAGAACCAAGCAAACAAGAACTCACTAGGCAACTTGCAACTACGTGGAAATCTCTTAGTTCAGAAGACAAAAAA GTGTATTATGATATGTACGAACGATCCAAAGAGAAATATGTTGCTGAGATgcaaatttataataaaaagtCAGAAGATACACCAAATCAAATGTCTTTAAATATAACATAg